In Burkholderia savannae, one genomic interval encodes:
- a CDS encoding PulJ/GspJ family protein, translating into MKPAARSERRARRPKHARQAGRVSRRGARGFTLIEMMIAITILAVIAILSWRGLDQIIRGREKVAAAVEDERVFAQMFDQMRIDARRAATDDEAGEPAVRVAGDTLQIVREFDAPGAAPSLQVVRYRISNGRVVRYASPPIGDVNALRDAIRGGDTEGWSAVPLMRGVGMINARVYVPKVGWTTSMPDADNALEQNNNALKVPMLGNAPPPRAVTGLEISIGATSLRVPVTRIFLVGE; encoded by the coding sequence ATGAAACCAGCCGCTCGCTCTGAACGCCGCGCGCGCCGGCCGAAGCACGCCCGGCAGGCGGGCCGCGTGTCCCGACGCGGCGCGCGCGGCTTCACGCTGATCGAGATGATGATCGCGATCACGATCCTCGCGGTGATCGCGATCCTGTCGTGGCGCGGGCTCGACCAGATCATCCGCGGCCGCGAGAAGGTGGCGGCCGCGGTGGAGGACGAGCGCGTGTTCGCGCAGATGTTCGACCAGATGCGCATCGACGCGCGGCGCGCCGCGACCGACGACGAAGCGGGCGAGCCCGCGGTGCGCGTCGCGGGCGACACGCTGCAGATCGTGCGCGAATTCGATGCGCCGGGAGCGGCACCGAGCCTGCAGGTCGTGCGCTACCGGATCTCGAACGGCCGCGTCGTGCGCTACGCGTCGCCGCCGATCGGCGACGTCAATGCGCTGCGCGACGCGATTCGCGGCGGCGATACCGAAGGCTGGAGCGCGGTGCCGCTGATGCGCGGCGTCGGCATGATCAACGCGCGCGTCTACGTGCCGAAGGTCGGCTGGACGACCAGCATGCCCGACGCCGACAACGCGCTCGAGCAGAACAACAACGCGCTCAAGGTGCCGATGCTCGGCAACGCGCCGCCGCCGCGCGCGGTGACGGGGCTCGAGATCAGCATCGGCGCGACTTCGCTGCGCGTGCCGGTCACGCGCATCTTCCTGGTCGGGGAGTGA
- the gspM gene encoding type II secretion system protein GspM gives MKEELNEALTQFWEARTVREKLLLGWGGAVLAIAIAYSVLWSPAQEGRAQIQRQLPTMRHELAEMTAQANEARSLAAAAQGVAPTGVALKDALAASLSDHGLAAAPPQVVGGGVQIQLKNASFPAWTQWLDDVRRQFKAQVVEAHVSALKEDGQVDLTAVLQPASVK, from the coding sequence ATGAAAGAGGAGTTGAACGAAGCGCTGACCCAGTTCTGGGAGGCCCGCACCGTGCGCGAGAAGCTGCTGCTCGGCTGGGGCGGCGCGGTGCTCGCGATCGCGATCGCGTATTCGGTGCTGTGGTCGCCCGCGCAGGAAGGCCGGGCGCAGATCCAGCGCCAGTTGCCGACGATGCGCCACGAGCTCGCGGAGATGACCGCGCAGGCGAACGAGGCGCGCTCGCTCGCGGCCGCCGCGCAGGGCGTCGCGCCCACTGGCGTCGCGCTCAAGGACGCGCTCGCCGCGTCGCTGTCCGACCACGGGCTTGCCGCCGCGCCGCCGCAGGTGGTCGGCGGCGGCGTGCAGATCCAGTTGAAGAACGCGTCGTTCCCCGCGTGGACGCAGTGGCTCGACGACGTGCGCCGCCAGTTCAAGGCGCAGGTCGTCGAAGCGCACGTGAGCGCGCTGAAGGAGGACGGCCAAGTTGACCTGACGGCCGTGCTGCAGCCGGCGTCGGTCAAGTGA
- the gspL gene encoding type II secretion system protein GspL has product MSTLIVLLPPREPAVPLQEWQWPELPFALVDKSGHTQRAGRATLALLPQAATTVLVVAARDLLMLEQAVPPLKGPRLKQALPNIIEDQLIQDPQGCHIAVDPAALDGGRRVLAVIDRAWFKFIAEAFTAAGHRHLRAVPVTRCLPLPTRHEAAEVDAEAEVAHELQAGREAGHQASAGAPADAAKPAEPIVAVALGLAVTASAPSLAEESAALLPETAAAPRVELALARGALGEGFAAPVSTAALTLEALANGTPLELYELGEPGAEPQLASVRPLDDKRLLPGAAIWPFDALVRRALDARFDLCQFEFEFAPWRFDRATFMRVRVPLALAAATLVAAVIGANAHWWKLARERDALSAQITETLLSAFPKTTTVLDPAAQMARQLDRLRIAAGELSPNDFLSLASGLARSLGPLPPNGIASLDYHDRRLDVGFKPGTKVDPDFAQRLARNGLAGEIDSSTGKWTIRSRS; this is encoded by the coding sequence TTGAGCACGTTGATTGTCCTATTGCCGCCGCGCGAGCCGGCCGTGCCGTTGCAGGAATGGCAATGGCCCGAGCTGCCGTTCGCGCTCGTCGACAAGAGCGGCCACACGCAGCGTGCGGGCCGCGCGACGCTCGCGCTGCTGCCGCAGGCGGCGACGACGGTGCTCGTCGTCGCCGCGCGCGACCTGCTGATGCTCGAGCAGGCGGTGCCGCCCCTGAAGGGGCCGAGGCTCAAGCAGGCGCTGCCGAATATCATCGAGGATCAGCTGATCCAGGACCCGCAGGGCTGCCACATCGCGGTCGACCCGGCGGCGCTCGACGGCGGGCGCCGTGTGCTCGCGGTGATCGATCGCGCGTGGTTCAAGTTCATCGCCGAAGCGTTCACCGCGGCGGGGCACCGCCATCTGCGCGCGGTGCCCGTCACGCGCTGCCTGCCGCTGCCGACGCGGCACGAAGCGGCCGAGGTCGACGCCGAAGCCGAGGTCGCGCACGAGCTGCAAGCGGGGCGCGAGGCGGGGCATCAAGCGTCCGCCGGCGCGCCGGCGGACGCCGCGAAGCCCGCCGAGCCGATCGTCGCGGTTGCGCTCGGCCTCGCCGTGACGGCGAGCGCGCCGTCGCTCGCCGAGGAATCGGCGGCGTTGCTGCCGGAGACGGCCGCCGCGCCGCGCGTCGAGCTCGCGCTCGCACGCGGCGCGCTTGGCGAGGGCTTCGCCGCGCCGGTGTCGACCGCGGCGCTGACGCTCGAGGCGCTCGCGAACGGCACGCCGCTCGAGCTCTACGAGCTCGGCGAGCCGGGCGCTGAGCCGCAGCTCGCGTCGGTGCGGCCGCTCGACGACAAGCGCCTGCTGCCGGGCGCCGCGATCTGGCCGTTCGACGCGCTCGTGCGCCGCGCGCTCGACGCCCGCTTCGACCTTTGCCAGTTCGAATTCGAATTCGCGCCATGGCGTTTCGACCGCGCGACGTTCATGCGCGTGCGCGTGCCGCTCGCGCTCGCGGCGGCGACGCTCGTCGCCGCGGTGATCGGCGCGAATGCGCACTGGTGGAAGCTCGCGCGCGAACGTGACGCGCTGTCCGCGCAGATCACCGAGACGCTGCTGTCGGCGTTCCCGAAGACGACGACGGTGCTCGATCCCGCCGCGCAGATGGCGCGCCAGCTCGACCGGCTGCGGATCGCGGCGGGCGAACTGTCGCCGAACGATTTCCTGTCGCTCGCGAGCGGCCTCGCACGCTCGCTCGGGCCGCTGCCGCCGAACGGCATCGCGTCGCTCGACTATCACGATCGCCGGCTCGACGTCGGCTTCAAGCCCGGGACCAAGGTCGACCCCGACTTCGCGCAGCGCCTCGCGCGCAACGGCCTCGCGGGCGAGATCGACAGCAGCACGGGCAAGTGGACCATTCGGAGCCGGTCATGA
- the gspI gene encoding type II secretion system minor pseudopilin GspI: MTMHAHALPRRRFRSRSRGFTMIEVLVALAIIAVALAASIRAVGSMATGASDLHARLLAGWSADNALAQLRLAHAWPEIGTQTFDCSQGNVALTCTQRVSSTPNPVFRRVAISVSMNGRAGVLAQMVTVVANETSRSL, from the coding sequence TTGACGATGCACGCCCATGCCCTTCCCCGCCGGCGTTTCCGCTCGCGCTCGCGCGGCTTCACGATGATCGAGGTGCTCGTCGCGCTCGCGATCATCGCGGTCGCGCTCGCGGCGTCGATCCGCGCGGTCGGCTCGATGGCGACGGGCGCATCCGATCTCCACGCGCGGCTGCTCGCCGGCTGGAGCGCGGACAACGCGCTCGCGCAACTGCGCCTCGCGCACGCGTGGCCCGAGATCGGCACGCAGACGTTCGACTGCTCGCAGGGCAACGTCGCGCTCACCTGCACGCAGCGCGTGAGCTCGACGCCGAACCCCGTGTTCCGGCGCGTTGCGATCTCGGTGTCGATGAACGGCCGCGCCGGCGTGCTCGCCCAGATGGTTACGGTGGTCGCGAATGAAACCAGCCGCTCGCTCTGA
- the gspK gene encoding type II secretion system minor pseudopilin GspK — protein MCGPRRSLRAGPNRERGVAIINALLVVALSAILVSGMLWRQQVQVRRIENQRLLAQAQWVARGALDWTRMVLRSEGDTAPGITYLGGIWAVPIAKTKLSEFLGRVGVTDAADGSDTYLSGSIEDAQAKFNLRNLVSSPAPGALQLNAAQVQTFQRLLATLGLDQQLAKIVARHVRAGLKQSATRFQVAQLPGAASGVPVPLPDGGTEGGGNFTDEPGIAGGEGRGPAPLMMTSVDSLLDVEGFTPEMVERLRPFVTVLPTVTPVNLNTAPAEVIAALVPGMSVSSAQALVSRRETVFFRNVGDVTLALRGSGAPNVSLDSSQIDVTSSYFIVHGRIEHDRAVVDRTSLVYRDPTTHSTRIVRIRDQL, from the coding sequence ATGTGCGGGCCCCGGCGTTCGCTGCGCGCGGGCCCGAACCGCGAGCGCGGCGTCGCGATCATCAACGCGCTCCTCGTCGTCGCGCTGTCGGCGATCCTCGTATCCGGGATGTTGTGGCGCCAGCAGGTGCAGGTGCGCCGGATCGAGAACCAGCGGCTGCTCGCGCAGGCGCAGTGGGTCGCGCGCGGCGCGCTCGACTGGACGCGGATGGTGCTGCGCTCCGAAGGCGATACGGCGCCCGGCATCACCTATCTCGGCGGGATCTGGGCGGTGCCGATCGCGAAAACGAAGCTGTCGGAATTCCTCGGCCGGGTGGGCGTGACCGACGCGGCCGACGGCTCGGACACCTATCTGTCGGGCTCGATCGAGGACGCGCAGGCGAAGTTCAACCTGCGCAATCTCGTGTCGTCGCCCGCGCCCGGCGCGCTGCAATTGAACGCGGCGCAGGTGCAGACGTTCCAGCGCCTGCTCGCGACGCTCGGGCTCGACCAGCAGCTCGCGAAGATCGTCGCGCGGCACGTGCGCGCGGGGCTCAAGCAATCGGCGACGCGTTTCCAGGTGGCCCAGCTGCCGGGCGCCGCGAGCGGCGTGCCCGTGCCGCTGCCGGACGGCGGCACCGAAGGCGGCGGCAACTTCACCGACGAGCCGGGCATCGCGGGCGGCGAAGGCCGCGGGCCCGCGCCGCTCATGATGACGAGCGTCGATTCGCTGCTCGACGTCGAAGGCTTCACGCCGGAAATGGTCGAGCGGTTGCGCCCGTTCGTCACCGTGCTGCCGACGGTCACGCCCGTCAACCTGAACACCGCGCCCGCCGAAGTGATCGCGGCGCTCGTGCCGGGGATGTCGGTGTCGTCCGCGCAGGCGCTCGTGTCGCGCCGCGAGACCGTGTTTTTCCGCAACGTCGGCGACGTGACGCTCGCGTTGCGCGGCTCCGGCGCGCCGAACGTGAGCCTCGATTCGAGCCAGATCGACGTCACGTCCAGCTATTTCATCGTGCATGGCCGGATCGAGCACGACCGGGCAGTCGTCGATCGCACGTCGCTCGTGTATCGTGATCCGACCACGCACTCGACGCGGATCGTACGCATTCGCGATCAGCTATAA
- a CDS encoding GspH/FimT family pseudopilin: MYARLGSSFAFGTRRRAGASRRCAAGAAFGPSVEDGLGRSAGAACGRPAARSRGRAEGMRFGRPDEASFARRARGFTLLEMLVVLVIAGILVSVASLTLRRNPRTDLREEAQRVALLFETAGDEAQVRARPIAWRATDHGFRFDVRTGDGWRPLRDDVLRARDWDGGVTGAAIDYPGSDTHIDAVVFGTESIDVPVRVTLYSAVGSATIVGTGNGRYEVR, translated from the coding sequence ATGTACGCACGACTCGGTTCGTCTTTCGCTTTCGGCACGCGGCGTCGCGCGGGGGCTTCCCGCCGTTGCGCAGCAGGGGCCGCATTCGGGCCGTCCGTAGAGGATGGCCTCGGTCGTTCGGCGGGAGCCGCTTGCGGGCGGCCCGCGGCGCGTTCCCGCGGTCGCGCCGAGGGGATGCGCTTCGGCCGCCCCGACGAGGCTTCCTTCGCGCGCCGCGCGCGCGGCTTCACGCTGCTCGAAATGCTCGTGGTGCTTGTGATCGCGGGCATTCTGGTGTCGGTCGCGTCGCTGACGCTCAGGCGCAATCCGCGCACCGACCTGCGCGAGGAAGCGCAGCGCGTCGCGCTATTGTTCGAGACGGCGGGCGACGAGGCGCAGGTGCGCGCGCGTCCGATCGCGTGGCGCGCGACCGATCACGGCTTTCGCTTCGACGTCCGTACGGGCGACGGCTGGCGTCCGCTGCGCGACGACGTGCTGCGCGCGCGCGACTGGGACGGCGGCGTGACGGGCGCCGCAATCGACTATCCCGGCTCGGACACGCATATCGACGCCGTCGTGTTCGGCACCGAAAGCATCGACGTGCCGGTGCGCGTCACGCTTTATTCGGCGGTCGGCAGCGCGACGATCGTCGGCACCGGCAACGGCCGCTACGAGGTGCGTTGA
- a CDS encoding general secretion pathway protein GspC, which produces MNALSIRLLSLALFAVLCATATYWVVTLSAHQAPLPAAAARTPVRTEDAAALFGGQLTRNPVQDIHLFGILALQRGAAAIVGIGGDAPHAVSLGSEIAQGAKLAEVRDRSIVVERNGARSEIFLPANTPSPAIYVR; this is translated from the coding sequence ATGAACGCGCTATCGATCCGGCTCCTATCCCTCGCCCTCTTCGCGGTGCTCTGCGCGACGGCCACCTATTGGGTCGTCACGCTGTCCGCGCATCAGGCTCCGCTACCCGCCGCCGCCGCACGCACGCCGGTGCGCACGGAAGACGCCGCAGCGCTCTTCGGCGGGCAGCTAACCCGCAATCCGGTGCAGGACATCCACCTGTTCGGCATCCTTGCGCTGCAGCGCGGCGCGGCGGCCATCGTCGGCATCGGCGGCGACGCGCCGCACGCGGTGTCGCTCGGCAGCGAGATCGCGCAAGGCGCGAAGCTCGCCGAAGTGCGCGACCGCTCGATCGTCGTCGAGCGCAACGGCGCGCGCTCCGAGATCTTCCTGCCCGCCAACACGCCGTCTCCCGCGATCTACGTCCGCTGA
- the gspG gene encoding type II secretion system major pseudopilin GspG has product MQTWITRRSQAARRQRGFTLIEIMVVVAILGILAALIVPKIMSRPDEARRIAAKQDIGTIMQALKLYRLDNGRYPTQDQGLNALIQKPSTDPIPNNWKDGGYLERMPNDPWGNPYKYLNPGVHGEIDVFSYGADGKEGGEGNDSDIGSWQ; this is encoded by the coding sequence ATGCAAACGTGGATCACTCGCCGCTCTCAGGCAGCACGCCGCCAACGCGGCTTCACGCTGATCGAGATCATGGTCGTGGTGGCGATTCTCGGCATTCTCGCGGCGCTCATCGTGCCGAAGATCATGAGCCGTCCCGATGAAGCGCGCCGGATCGCGGCGAAGCAGGACATCGGCACGATCATGCAGGCGCTGAAGCTGTACCGCCTCGACAACGGCCGCTATCCGACCCAGGATCAGGGCCTGAACGCGCTGATCCAGAAGCCGTCCACCGATCCGATTCCGAACAACTGGAAGGACGGCGGCTATCTCGAGCGCATGCCGAACGACCCGTGGGGCAACCCGTACAAGTATCTGAACCCCGGCGTGCACGGCGAAATCGACGTGTTCAGCTACGGCGCCGACGGCAAGGAAGGCGGCGAAGGCAACGATTCCGACATCGGCTCGTGGCAATAA
- the gspF gene encoding type II secretion system inner membrane protein GspF, with product MPAFRFEAIDTSGRAQKGVIEADSARNARGQLRTQGLTPLVVEPAASATRGARSQRLALGRKLSQREQAILTRQLASLLIAGLPLDEALAVLTEQAERDYIRELMAAIRAEVLGGHSLANALAQHPRDFPEIYRALVAAGEHTGKLGIVLSRLADYIEERNALKQKILLAFTYPAIVTVIAFGIVTFLLSYVVPQVVNVFASTKQQLPLLTIVMMALSDFVRHWWWAILIGIAAVVYLVKATLSRDGPRLAFDRWLLTAPLAGKLVRGYNTVRFASTLGILTAAGVPILRALQAAGETLSNRAMRGNIEDAIVRVREGSALSRALNNVKTFPPVLVHLIRSGEATGDVTTMLDRAAEGESRELERRTMFLTSLLEPLLILAMGGIVLVIVLAVMLPIIELNNMVQ from the coding sequence ATGCCGGCCTTCCGCTTCGAAGCAATCGACACGTCGGGGCGCGCGCAGAAAGGCGTCATCGAAGCCGACAGCGCGCGCAACGCGCGCGGCCAGCTCCGCACGCAGGGGCTCACGCCGCTCGTCGTCGAGCCGGCCGCGAGCGCGACGCGCGGCGCGCGCAGCCAGCGCCTCGCGCTCGGCCGCAAGCTGTCGCAGCGCGAGCAGGCGATCCTCACGCGCCAGCTCGCGAGCCTGCTCATCGCCGGGCTGCCGCTCGACGAAGCGCTCGCCGTGCTGACCGAGCAGGCGGAGCGCGACTACATCCGCGAGCTGATGGCGGCGATTCGCGCCGAGGTGCTCGGCGGCCATTCGCTCGCGAACGCGCTCGCGCAGCATCCGCGCGACTTTCCCGAGATCTACCGCGCGCTCGTCGCGGCGGGCGAGCACACCGGCAAGCTCGGGATCGTGCTGTCGCGGCTCGCCGATTACATCGAAGAGCGCAACGCGCTCAAGCAGAAGATCCTGCTCGCGTTCACGTATCCGGCGATCGTCACGGTGATCGCGTTCGGCATCGTCACGTTCCTGCTGAGTTATGTGGTGCCGCAGGTCGTCAACGTGTTCGCGAGCACGAAACAACAACTGCCGCTGTTGACGATCGTGATGATGGCGCTGTCCGATTTCGTCCGGCACTGGTGGTGGGCGATCCTGATCGGGATCGCGGCCGTCGTCTATCTGGTGAAGGCGACGCTGTCGCGCGACGGCCCGCGCCTCGCGTTCGACCGCTGGCTGCTGACCGCCCCGCTCGCCGGCAAGCTCGTGCGCGGCTACAACACCGTGCGCTTCGCGAGCACGCTCGGCATCCTGACCGCGGCGGGCGTGCCGATCCTGCGCGCGCTGCAGGCGGCGGGCGAGACGCTGTCGAACCGCGCGATGCGCGGCAACATCGAGGACGCGATCGTGCGCGTGCGCGAGGGCTCCGCGCTGTCGCGCGCGCTCAACAACGTGAAGACGTTTCCGCCCGTGCTCGTGCACCTGATTCGTTCGGGCGAGGCCACCGGCGACGTGACGACGATGCTCGACCGCGCGGCCGAAGGCGAATCGCGCGAGCTCGAGCGGCGCACGATGTTCCTGACGAGCCTGCTGGAGCCGCTGCTGATTCTCGCGATGGGCGGCATCGTGCTCGTGATCGTGCTCGCGGTGATGCTGCCCATCATCGAGCTCAACAACATGGTGCAGTGA
- a CDS encoding type II secretion system protein N, with translation MPMTWPMRIRRFVPWGAVGGAAIFVTLVALLPASWVTPKFARATGGHVNLVDPEGSLWRGSATLLLAPGADRSASTLLPGRVEWRTQFWPLFTGRVRMRLRQTDAMPDGVTLDATLRGAMLSAGSMAVPASLLAGLGAPFNTLDLQGDMRIDWTDWRLFGKDAFGQLTVTIADMSSRVSRVKPLGSYRAVLEARGANSTLDLSTSKGPLMLSGQGNFGATGTSFRGTASAAPEQRDNLAGLLNLLGHPIGGGAVSLIYGDVAR, from the coding sequence ATGCCGATGACCTGGCCGATGCGCATCCGGCGCTTCGTGCCGTGGGGCGCCGTCGGCGGCGCGGCGATTTTCGTCACGCTCGTCGCGCTGCTGCCCGCGTCGTGGGTCACGCCGAAATTCGCGCGCGCGACAGGCGGCCACGTCAATCTCGTCGATCCGGAGGGCTCGCTCTGGCGCGGCTCGGCGACACTCCTGCTCGCGCCCGGCGCGGACCGCAGCGCGTCGACGCTGTTGCCCGGCCGCGTGGAATGGCGCACGCAGTTCTGGCCGCTCTTCACCGGGCGTGTGCGGATGCGGCTGCGCCAGACCGACGCGATGCCCGACGGCGTCACGCTCGACGCGACGCTGCGCGGCGCGATGCTGTCGGCGGGTTCGATGGCGGTGCCGGCGTCGCTGCTCGCGGGCCTCGGCGCGCCGTTCAACACGCTCGACCTGCAGGGCGACATGCGGATCGACTGGACCGACTGGCGGCTCTTCGGCAAGGATGCGTTCGGCCAGTTGACCGTGACGATCGCGGACATGAGTTCGCGCGTGTCGCGCGTGAAGCCGCTCGGCTCGTACCGGGCGGTGCTCGAGGCGCGCGGCGCGAACTCGACGCTCGATCTGTCGACGTCGAAGGGGCCGCTGATGCTGTCGGGGCAAGGGAATTTCGGCGCGACGGGCACGTCGTTTCGCGGCACCGCGAGCGCCGCGCCGGAGCAGCGCGACAACCTTGCGGGGCTTCTGAACCTGCTCGGCCATCCGATCGGCGGCGGTGCGGTGTCGTTGATCTACGGCGACGTGGCGCGCTGA
- a CDS encoding efflux transporter outer membrane subunit, whose translation MSQVPHPRAPRALSAAVAVAAAALLAGCAVGPDYHRPDAAIPAAYKEAPPGWKAAQPADRADRGPWWAIYDDPQLNALIDKLNASNQTVAQYAAAYRQARALVAEARASYFPTLGLTASESRASSALSSGSTASRSTARTIGNTYNVGLDASWEPDLWGKVSRTVGAQKAGEAAAAADLANARLSAQATLAQTYFQLRAADATQKLLDDTVASYQKSLQLTQNQYAQGVAARSDVIQAQTQLQSAQASAIDNGIARAQYEHAIATLVGEPASTFSLPPMPLTAEPPSMPIDVPSAILERRPDVAAAERRAAAANEQIGVAIAAFFPTLTLSASGGFQSSVWSQLFTLPARFWSVGPQLAATLFDAGLRAAQTEAARATYDQDVASYRAAVLSAFQDVEDNLASQRILEQEIVVQRQAVESAQHALDITLNQYKAGTVAYLNVLTAQTTAFSAQQKLSTISGQRMVSSVGLVKALGGGWDVAQIARVTGGVQAPAPVPASAPAAAAAPAAQTAQVTQAAAAPAATARSTAAVATDAADAPVVRATTTAAQQ comes from the coding sequence GATTCCCGCCGCGTACAAGGAAGCGCCACCCGGCTGGAAGGCCGCGCAGCCGGCCGACCGCGCGGACCGCGGCCCATGGTGGGCGATCTACGACGATCCGCAGCTCAACGCGCTGATCGACAAGCTCAATGCGTCGAACCAGACCGTCGCGCAATACGCGGCCGCGTACCGGCAGGCGCGCGCGCTCGTCGCCGAGGCGCGCGCGTCGTACTTCCCGACGCTCGGCCTCACCGCGAGCGAATCGCGCGCGTCGAGCGCGTTGTCCTCGGGCAGCACGGCATCGCGCAGCACGGCGCGCACGATCGGCAACACGTACAACGTCGGCCTCGACGCGTCATGGGAGCCGGACCTGTGGGGCAAGGTAAGCCGCACGGTGGGCGCGCAGAAGGCCGGCGAGGCGGCGGCGGCGGCCGATCTCGCGAACGCGCGGCTGTCCGCGCAGGCGACGCTCGCGCAGACCTACTTCCAGCTGCGCGCCGCCGACGCGACGCAAAAGCTGCTCGACGACACCGTCGCGTCGTACCAGAAATCGCTGCAACTCACGCAAAACCAGTACGCGCAGGGCGTCGCCGCGCGCTCGGACGTGATCCAGGCGCAAACGCAGCTGCAATCGGCGCAGGCTTCCGCGATCGACAACGGGATCGCGCGCGCGCAGTACGAGCACGCGATCGCGACGCTCGTCGGCGAGCCGGCGTCGACGTTCTCGCTGCCGCCGATGCCGCTCACGGCCGAGCCGCCCTCGATGCCGATCGACGTGCCGTCGGCGATCCTCGAGCGGCGGCCTGACGTCGCCGCCGCCGAGCGGCGCGCGGCCGCCGCGAACGAGCAGATCGGCGTCGCGATCGCCGCGTTCTTCCCGACGCTCACGCTGTCGGCGTCGGGCGGCTTCCAGAGCTCGGTGTGGTCGCAGCTCTTCACGCTGCCGGCGCGCTTCTGGTCGGTCGGCCCGCAGCTCGCCGCGACGCTGTTCGACGCGGGCCTGCGCGCCGCGCAGACCGAAGCCGCGCGCGCGACCTACGATCAGGACGTCGCCTCGTACCGGGCCGCGGTGCTGTCCGCGTTCCAGGACGTCGAGGACAACCTCGCGTCGCAGCGGATACTCGAGCAGGAAATCGTCGTGCAGCGGCAGGCGGTCGAGTCCGCGCAGCACGCGCTCGACATCACGCTCAATCAGTACAAGGCGGGCACGGTCGCCTACCTGAACGTGCTGACCGCGCAGACGACCGCGTTCAGCGCGCAGCAGAAGCTCTCGACGATTTCCGGGCAGCGGATGGTGTCGTCGGTCGGGCTCGTGAAGGCGCTGGGCGGAGGCTGGGACGTCGCGCAGATCGCGCGCGTGACGGGCGGCGTGCAGGCGCCCGCGCCGGTGCCGGCTTCCGCGCCGGCCGCAGCGGCGGCGCCGGCGGCTCAGACCGCTCAGGTGACTCAGGCGGCTGCGGCGCCCGCGGCGACGGCCCGGTCGACGGCAGCGGTTGCGACGGACGCCGCCGACGCGCCCGTCGTCCGGGCGACGACGACGGCTGCGCAGCAATAA